The nucleotide sequence GGTCTACGAGGCCCCGCACGACTGGGCCGCCGAGGCCGCCGCCGGTGCCGCCCTGTCGCTGCAGGCCGGCGTCACCAGCGTCGCCGACGTCGTCACCGACCTCTCCGCGGCCTCCGCCCTCGCCGACGCGGGCCTCGGCGGAATCGCGTACTGGGAGGTCATGGACTGGGAGAACGCGGCCTGGGCATCGCACGGCCGCGCGCAAGTGCTCGACGAGCTGACCAGGATCCCGCAGTCGCCCGGCGTCGGCCTCTCGCCCCACGCCCCCTACTCCCTCGACGTCGAGCCCCTGCTCGAGCTGCCCGACATCGTGCGCCAGCAGGGCCTCCGCCTCCACATCCACCTCGGCGAGTCGGCGTTCGAGGGCGAGCGCGTGCTGTCGGTCGACGGCTCCGCCGAGCACCACGAGGACTGGCGGTTCGTCGGGGTGCCGAGCTTCCGCGCGCTCCGCGAGCTCGGGTTCGGGGCCAGCGCCACCTCGTTCGTCGACCGCCTCGGCGTGCTGGGGCCGGACTGCCATGTGGCGCACGGGGTGTACATGACGGCCGACGATCGCGCGCTCCTGCGAGCCCGAGGCACCACGGTCGCACTCTGCCCGCGGTCGAACGCCGTGATCGGGCTGGAGGAGCCGCCGGTCGCCGACTACCTGCGCGAGGGCAGCGCCATCGCCGTCGGAACCGACTCGCTCTCGTCGTCGCCCTCGCTCGACCCGATGGCCGACATCACCGCCCTGCACCTCATCGCTCGCCGGCAGGGATACTCGGGCCACGACCTGCACGCGCGCCTGCTGTCGGCCGCCACGCTCGGCGGCGCGCACGCGATCGGGCTCGACACGGGCCCCGACCGGATCGGGCACCTCGCCGTCGGAGCCCGCGCCGACCTCGCCGTCTTCGACGTCGACGCCCGCACCGTGCCCGACGCGTTCGCCGAGCTCGTCGAGGACGGCGCCGGGCGGGCCGTCGGCACGGTGATCCGCGGCGTCGTCCGCTCGGTCGACGGAACACTCACCCCGCACCCCGACCTGGAGGCCGTATGAGCTCCGACACCCCACCCGCCGTCCCTCCGAGCGCCTCGCCCGACACTCCCCCGGTGCCCGGGCAGGTCGCGCGACGCACCGTCTCGGGCGAGGTCATCGAATGGCTCGACGTGCCCGCCCGCGCCGAGGCGCTCGGGCTCGAGCCGCACCCCGAGGGCGGCTGGTACCGACGCACCTGGACCTCGCCCATCACCGTGCCCTTCGGCGACTCGACCCGCCCCGGCGCGACCCTCATCCACTTCCTCCTGCCGCCCGGCGAGGCGTCGGCCTGGCACAGGGTCGAGTCCGACGAGATCTGGCTGTGGCACGGGCCCGACCCGCTCGTGCTCGAGCTCGGCGGGCACGGCGAGTCGCCCGTCTCCCCCTCCGACGACGAGAGCACGCAGGAGCAGCCCGACGTCTTCCGGATCCTGCTCGGCGGCGGCGCCGGCACCCTGCTCGGCGAAGCGGCGCAGGGTCTGATCCCGGGCGGTGTCTGGCAGCGCACGCTCCCCTCGGACGGCGAGACGCTCGTCTCGTGCGTCGTCTCGCCCGGGTTCTCGTTCGACGACTTCACGCTGGCCGAGTGAGCGCCGCGTCGCTGCGGGCCGCGATCGCGAACGGCTTCGGGCTGCGGCTCCGGAACCGCGGACTGAAAGCGGCATATGTCGTCGTCTACTTCGCCGTCCCGTTCGCCATCGCGGAGGGCCTTCGTGCGACCGGCGTAGCGACCATCCCGTCGGCGGTCGTCGCCCAGACACTGGGTCTCCTCCTCCTGCTCTTCGGCGCGCGAGTCTTCCGCGGCCCTGACGAAGACGTCGATCCGCCGCGGCTCTGGTGGCGGATGACGGCGACGTCGAGGGTGAGCGCCTCCCTCGGCGTCCTCGCCGCCGTCTCGTTCCTGGGTCTCGTGGCGGTGCTCGTCGTGGACCTCGCGACGAGGGACGGCGGCGCGGCAGCCGACGTCAGCAGCGCCGTCGAGTACGGACTGATCGCCTACCTCTACCTCACCTCCGCCGTGCGCCTCGACCGCCGCGAACGCCTGGCCGGCCCGCCGCCCGCGCCTCCCGTGCTCCTGCCGCCCGACGCCCCGGTGGTCGACGTACCCGGGCCCACCGTGCGGGTGCTCGTGTCCGAGTCGAAACCCACCGATGCGGGCGCAGGCGCCGAGCCCGGCCTCCTGCGCCCCTCCGCCGACGGCCGCCGCATCGAAGTGTTCCACGGCGGCCTGCGCATCGGCGAGCTCGCGCGGCTCGCACCGGAACATCGCGATGCCCTCGCCGGCGTCGGCGCCGTCGTGCGCGTGCGTCTCCTCCGCACCGGCGACCTGCTCTGGGCCGACGTCCCGACGCTGGAGTAGCCCGCGGTTGACGATCGCATCACTCGCGGCGTGCGAGCGCGAGGTCGCTGCCTAGGCTTCTGACGCGGCCCGGCGTGGAACACCCGAGTTCCCGTCGCCGGTGCCGCTCGGCCCGCGCGGCCGGGTCTCGCCGACCGGGTTCTCTGATCCAGCCCGGTCGGCGAGGCCCTTCAGTCTCCGGCTCGGTCGCGGAGGAGGTTCGCGAGCTGCACGCGGTTCTCGACGCCGAGTTTCGTGAAGCACCGCGAGACGTAGGTCTTCACCGTGCTCGAACTCAGGTGCAGCCGCTCGGCGATCTGCGGGTTGCTCCAGCCGTCGACGACGAGGCCCGCCACGGCGCGCTCCCGCTCCGACAGGCCCGCGAGGAGACCGCCGGGGCGGGCGGCGTCGACGCCGTGCGGCGATGCGCCGGCTCCTGCGCCCGACCCGAGAGCCCCGAGGAGCACGTCGACGCTCGCCGTCTTCGGCACGAACGCGTCCGCGCCCGCATTGCGCGCATGCTGCTCGAACCCGGCGTCGGCGAAGCCCGTCATCAGGACGATCCGCAGGCCGGGGTGCCTGCGTCGCAAGGTCATCGCCGCCGCGACCCCGGACGTGCGGCGCATGTGGACGTCCATGAGCACGACGTCGAACGACTCCTCCTCGAGCAGACGGATCGCCTCGAGCCCGTCGCCGGCCTCCCCGACCACTTCCAGGCCCGGCCGGTCACGGCAGAGGAGGCGGATCCCGGTCCGCACCAGCGGGTCGTCGTCGACCACCAGGATCCGGGTCGTCACGCGGCGTCCTCCGCCCTTTCCTCGCCCCGCGTGGTGGCCGGCAGGCGGAGGAGCAGGTCGAGGTGCGACGACGTCAGGTCGACCCACACGGAGCCGCCGAGCAGCGCGGCGCGCTCCTCCAGCCCCGCGATGCCCGAGCTCGTCGGAGCCGGACCTCTCGGCTCGGTCCGGCTGGGATCGTGGAACGGCGAGCGGATCCTGGCGCTCAGGGCGCCGTCGGCCGAGGAGTCGATCTCCACCGAGACGGGGCCGGGCGCTGCGTACTTGAGCGCGTTGGTGAGGCCCTCCCGGCAGAAGCGCTCGAGCGTGCGACGGTAGGCGTCCGTCACCGTGTCGGCCCCGAGGCCTCGGTCGACGGTGAGGTCCATGCCCGCGGCGAGGAACCGTTCGAAGAGCGAGTCGAGGGGCTCCGGCGAGGGCCCGACCGAGGCCGGGCCGTCCGACCGGTGCAGCACTTCCAGGAGCTGGGCCAGATCGCTCGCAGCACCCTGCACGTTCGTCGTGATGAGCTCCACGATGCCCCGCTTCTCGGCGTCGGCGGTGGCGTCGCCGGCGAGCGCCGAGCTGAAGAGATTGAGCAGGGCCAGGCGGTGTCCCAGGAGGTCGTGGATCTCGCGCGACAGCTGCTCGCGCTCGGCGAGTCGTGCGCGGGACGCCGACTCGATGTCGAGCCGGACGATCTCCCGCACCACGGCTTCGTGGCGAGCGGCGGCCATGCCCGCGGCGGCTCCGGTCACCGCGGCTCCCAGCGCGACGACGAGCGAGAAGAGGCCGAACACCCCGATCATGTCGGTCGATCGGCCGTATCCGTCCGCGCGGAGGTAGAGGCCGGTGCACAGGATGAGGGCGGCCGCTCCGCCCGTGCAGCTCACGATCACCGACCGGTAGCGCTGGTGGGTGCCGAAGCTGTACAGCGCGAGCCACAGAGCCGGGACCGCGGCGGGCGAGAACGCCGTGCACACGACCACGACCGCCGCGCACAGTCGATGGAAGCGGGTCCGGAAGGCGACGGCGACGGCGGCGACGATCCCCAGGGCCTGTGCGCCGACCAGCGCGGGCGGCGAGAGCGGGATGGCCGTCCGGTACAGCTCCATCATCACGAGGCCGACGACGACCACCGCGATAGCGACGATGCCGATCAGCAGTCCGTGCTCGACTCTTCGGGGCGCTGACATCGCGGTCCCCCTTTCACACTCACGACCTCGACCGGGGTTTCTCGACCCGATCGAGTAACGCGAGACGCTAGCAGTTCGAGGCACCCTCGCGTCCTGTGAGCCTCCGATGATCCGTGCCGATCGCGGGCCCCTGTCAACTTCGGGCGACAAAATCGTTTCGGCCGCCGACGCCAGGGGGCTCCGGGCGCACGCAAGAGGGCCCCGGCGACGATGCCGCCGAGGCCCTCCCTGCTAGGTGATCCCCTGATCCTGATCGCACCGCCGACGCAGGCGCCGGAGGCGAAGCCTCGGTCTCTCTCAGGGGCTCGCGGCGGTCACAGGACCGCCGGCTCCATTGGAACAGACGAAGAGGTCACGAACCTGAGAGCGTCCGCACGACAGATCGTCCGAGCACGGCCCACGCTCACGAGCGCTTATCCCCGACGGGGCGCGGATGCGAATGCCGGAACCGGATGATCACCGCAGCCAGGATGCCCAGCCCGAAGGCGATCGAGGAGAACGCGGTGGAGAGCGCCGTCAGATACTCACCGCGCTGAGATCCGAGAGGTTCCTGCCACGCGACGACGAGCAGGGTGACACCCACGACCAGTGCGACCACGGCCGGTGCCACCAGCAGCGCCTTCTGCGCGCGCGAGACTGACGAACTCATTGGCTCGTGCACCACGTGATGGCCGACATGACGATCTGGTGAATCGCCACGCCGCGGCCCTTGGCCGAGCAGGAGCCGAGAACCCCGGCCCCGATGCCGAGCAGCCCCGCGATGACCCCGGCGACGATGGGCCCCGCACCCGTCGCAGCCGTGACAGCCGCGACGATTCCGGCCAAACCGGCGCCGGACCCCATGAGCGAGATGACGCGCTGTGTGACACACGAGTCGATGTAGACATTGGACTGAAGCCCGGTCGTGTCCTGACGGTTCTTTCCGGCGCAGGCTCTCGGCATCGGGATGTCGTTCATCATCGACGACAACGCGGCGTCTGGGGTGGCGCGAACGATCTGGCCGCCCGAGGCCGCGTAGCCTGCAGCGAATTCGCGAACGTCAGCGGCTGCCGCTCCGTGTGCGAGTGCGACCTGACCATCGAAGACGTGAGTCGCCGGATCGACGGCGCCGCCGGCCGCGTTGATCGAAGCAGTGCTACCCGGGCGAGAGACACGAACCTCGGCTTGCGCGGGTACAGCTGACGCGACGACAGATGCGACGACCGTCACCGCCAGCGCGACATGGATGAATCGTCTGGACAAGGACATGTGGGCTCCTTATCTTCACTGAGTTGATACTCCACATCCTGATGTATTAATTATGCTCCGCGCAACTTGAGACGGAATGACGAAGGCCCCGGCGAGCGCATGCTCGTCGGGGCCGTCGGACGGGGTGGGAACTAGAAGTCCCAGTCCTCGTCTTGCGTGTTCTCGGCCTTGCCGATGACGTACGACGAACCGGACCCCGAGAAGAAGTCGTGGTTCTCGTCGGCGTTCGGCGACAGGGCCGACAGGATCGCCGGGTTCACGTCGGTGACGTCCTTCGGGAACATCGGCTCGTAGCCCAGGTTCATCAGCGCCTTGTTGGCGTTGTAGTGCAGGAACTTCTTGACGTCTTCGGTCAGGCCGACCGAGTCGTAGAGGTCTTGCGTGTACTGCACCTCGTTGTCGTAGAGCTCGAAGAGGAGGTTGAACGTGTAGTCCTTGATCTCCTGCTTGCGCTCGTCGGAGGCGCCCTCGAGCCCCTTCTGGAACTTGTAGCCGATGTAGTACCCGTGCACGGCCTCGTCGCGGATGATGAGGCGGATGAGGTCGGCCGTGTTCGTCAGCTTGGCGCGCGACGACCAGTACATCGGCAGGTAGAAGCCCGAGTAGAAGAGGAACGACTCGAGCAGCGTCGAGGCGACCTTGCGCTTCAGGGGGTCGTCGCCGGTGTAGTAGTCGAGGACGATCTGAGCCTTCTTCTGGAGGTTCGGGTTCTCGACCGACCAGCGGAACGCGTCGTCGATCTCCGGGGTCGACGCGAGGGTCGAGAAGATCGACGAGTAGCTCTTCGCGTGCACCGACTCCATGAACGCGATGTTCGTGTAGACGGCCTCCTCGTGCGGGGTCAGGGCGTCGGGGATCAGGCTGATCGCGCCGACGGTGCCCTGGATCGTGTCGAGGAGGGTGAGGCCGGTGAACACGCGCATCGTGAGCTGCTGTTCGTCGGGGGTCAGCGTGTTCCACGACTGGACGTCGTTCGACAGCGGCACCTTCTCGGGCAGCCAGAAGTTGTTGACGAGGCGGTTCCAGACCTCCACGTCCTTGTCGTCCTGGATGCGGTTCCAGTTGATCGCGGAGACGGGGCGGATGAGCGGGACCGACTTGCCGGTCGCGTGAACGGGATCTGTAACAGTCATTTTCGTGTGCCCTTACAGCATGCAGCTGACGCAGCCGTCGACCTCGGTGCCCTCGAGCGCCAGCTGACGGAGTCGGATGTAGTAGATCGTCTTGATGCCCTTGCGCCAGGCGTAGATCTGCGCGCGGTTGATGTCGCGCGTGGTGGCGGTGTCCTTGAAGAAGAGCGTCAGCGACAGGCCCTGGTCGACGTGCTGGGTGGCAGCCGCGTAGGTGTCGATGATCTTCTCGGGGCCGATCTCGTAGGCGTCCTGGTAGTAGTCCAGGTTGTCGTTCGTCATGAACGGCGCCGGGTAGTAGACGCGGCCGAGCTTGCCTTCCTTGCGGATCTCGATCTTCGACGCGATCGGGTGGATGGACGACGTCGAGTGGTTGATGTACGAGATCGAGCCGGTCGGCGGCACCGCCTGGAGGTTCTGGTTGTAGATGCCGTGCTCCATGACGCTGGCCTTGAGCTCACGCCAGTCGTCCTGCGTCGGGATGTGCACGCCCTTGTCGGCGAACAGCTGCGCCGCGCGCTCGGTGGCGGGCACCCACTCCTGCTCGGTGTACTTGTCGAAGAACTCGCCCGACGCGTACTTGGAGTCCTCGAAGCCGCCGAACTTCACCTTGCGCTCGATGGCGATCTTGTTCGAAGCGCGGAGGGCGTGGAACAGCACCGTGTAGAAGTAGATGTTCGTGAAGTCGATGCCCTCCTCGCTGCCGTAGTAGACGCGCTCGCGGGCGAGGTAGCCGTGCAGGTTCATCTGACCGAGGCCGATGGCGTGCGACGAGTCGTTGCCGACCTCGACCGAACGCACCGACGAGATGTGGCTCATGTCGCTGACCGCGCTGAGGCCGCGGATCGCGGTCTCGACCGTGCGGCCGAAGTCGGGCGAGTCCATCGACAGCGCGATGTTCATCGACCCAAGGTTGCACGAGATGTCCTTGCCGATCTCGTTGTACGACAGGTCTTCGTTGAACGTGGTCGGCGTGTTGACCTGCAGGATCTCGGAGCACAGGTTCGACATGTTGATCCGGCCCTTGATCGGGTTGGCGTTGTTCACCGTGTCTTCGAACACGATGTACGGGTAGCCCGACTCGAACTGGATCTCGGCGATGGTCTGGAAGAACTCGCGTGCGTTGATCTTGGTCTTCTTGATGCGAGCGTCGTCGACCATCTCGCGGTACTTCTCGGAGATCGAGATGTCGCCGAACGGCTTGCCGTAGACGCGCTCGACGTCGTACGGCGAGAAGAGGTACATGTCCTCGTTGTTCTTGGCGAGCTCGAACGTGATGTCGGGCACGACGACGCCGAGAGACAGCGTCTTGATGCGGATCTTCTCGTCGGCGTTCTCACGCTTGGTGTCGAGGAATCGCAGGATGTCGGGGTGGTGCGCCGACAGATACACCGCGCCCGCACCCTGGCGTGCACCGAGCTGGTTCGCGTAGCTGAAGCTGTCTTCGAGCAGCTTCATCACCGGGATGATGCCGGAGGACTGGTTCTCGATCTGCTTGATCGGGGCGCCGGCCTCGCGGATGTTCGAGAGCGACAGGGCGACGCCGCCGCCGCGCTTCGACAGCTGCAGCGACGAGTTGATGCCGCGGGAGATCGACTCCATGTTGTCTTCGATGCGGAGCAGGAAGCAGGAGACGAGCTCGCCGCGCTGGGCCTTCGCCGTGTTGAGGAACGTCGGGGTGGCCGGCTGGAAGCGGCCGGCGATGATCTCCTCGACGAGGTCGATGGCGAGCTGCTCGTCGCCCTGCGCGAGTCCGAGGGCGGTCATGACCACTCGGTCTTCGAAGCGCTCGAGGTAGCGCTTGCCGTCGAAGGTCTTGAGCGTGTAGCTCGTGTAGTACTTGAAGGCGCCCAGGAAGGTCTGGAAGCGGAACTTCTTCGAGTACGCCAGGTCGTTCAGGCGCTCGATGAACGAGAACGAGTACTGGTCGATCGTCGCCTGCTCGTAGTAGTCGTTCTCGACCAGGTAGTCGAGGCGCTCCTTGAGGTTGTGGAAGAAGACGGTGTTCTGGTTCACGTGCTGCAGGAAGTACTGCTTGGCGGCTTCGCGATCCTTGTCGAACTGGATCTTGCCGTCGGCGTCGTACAGGTTGAGCATCGCGTTGAGCGCGTGGTAGTCGAGGCCGCTCGGCCCCGCGATCACCTCGAGGTCATCGACTGCTGTGTCCAAAATCGATCCAATCCGTTCTGTACTGCTTCTACGTCGTCTGGCGTGCCGAAGACCTCGACACGGTAGAGGAGGGGGACCTGGCATTTCGCGGCGACGATGTCGCCGGCCAGGCAGTAGCCCTCACCGAAGTTCGTGTTGCCTGCGGCGATGACGCCGCGGATGAGCGAGCGGTTGCCCTCGTCGTTGAGGAACCTGATGACCTGCTTCGGCACCGCGCCCCTCCCCTCGCCGCCGCCGTAGGTCGGCAGGACGAGGACGTAGGGGTCGCGGGCGAAGAGGGGCTCGTCGCTCGGGAAGAGAGGAATGCGCTCGGCCGGGATGCCCAGCTTCTCGACGAAACGCGCGGTGTTGCCCGACACGCTCGAGAAGTAAATGAGGTGGGTCACGGCTGACCTCTCGAATCCCGGTGGTTGCGTCTAGTGCGTGGAGCGGGCTTCGCCCGCACTGGCTTCTTGCGAAGCGCTGCCCTGTGCTAGCTGATCGCGGCGCGGAGCGCTGCGATTTTGTCGGGGCGGAAGCCGCTCCAGGAGTCCTCGTCGGTGACCACGACGGGAGCCTGCAGGTAGCCCAGCGCCTTGACCGTCTCGAGAGCCTTCTCGTCGACGGAGACGTCGAAGACCTCGTACTCGATGCCGCTGTTGTCGAGGGCGCGGTAGGTGGCCGTGCACTGGACGCAGGACGGCTTGGTGTAGACGGTGATAGCCATGTTTTCTCCCCTGGATGGTCTCCGGTTGTTGCTGCGGATCGATACTACATCTAGGGGCCGACATCGGAAGGCACAACTAGATGATGTGTTACACCGCTGTAATTACGCGACCAGGATTATCCACAGGTTTTCCGACAACTGGGGATGGTTATCCCCAGAAAATCGCCACTGTGCACAGTGTCTTCCCCACCCCCGACATCCGAATCTGTGGATAACAAGTCGTGTCCCCAATTCGGGGGCACGGCGTGTCGCTCGTCGGCCGCGCGCGGCGCGTGGCTGTCCCTAGACTGGACGTCTCGTGAGCGCCTATTCGAACCTGCTGAAGTCGCCAGGGGTCGCCCGCATCATCGCGGCGCAGCTGACCGCCCGGTTCCCCTTCGGCATGCTCTCGCTCGCCTTCCTCCTCCACGTCGAGCACAACACCCACTCCTACGGGGCGGCGGGCCTCGTGCTCGCGGCGACGAGCGTCGGGCAGGCGATCTCCGGGCCGCTGACGAGCCGGTGGATGGGTCAGTGGGGAATGCGTCCGGTGCTCCTGCTCACCCTCGGGTTCTGCCTGGCCAGCCTGATCGTCTTCGCGCTCGCGCCGCTCACTCTTCCCCTCTACATGGTCGTCGGATTCGTCGCCGGTCTGAGCGTGCCGCCGGTGCAGCCCGCCGTGCGAACGATCTACCCCAAGATGGTCAATTCGTCGCTGCTCACGCCGCTGTTCTCACTCGACGCCTCGGCGCAGGAGATCATCTGGGTCGCCGGGCCGGTCATCACGACGTTCGTGGGCACGCAGATCGGCACGCGCTACGCGATCCTGCTGGCCGCCCTGTTCCTCATCGGCGGCGGCACCTGGTTCATCGCGTCGCCCGAGGTCGGCCGGGTGCGCATTCCGAAGAGCAAGCGGGCCTTCGGCAAGGTGCTGCAGCGCCCGACCGTGCTGCTGTCGACGATCACCGGGTTCCTTCTCATCGGCACGTGTGCGGCGGTCGAGGCGGGCGTGATCAGCGCGTTCGGCGACGGCAGCCCGAATTCGGGGTTCGTGCTGGCCGTGTTCGCGATCGGATCGCTGGCAGGCGGTCTGATCCTGGGCCATCTGCCGGTGGGGCCGTGGGCTCTGCCCGTGCGCATGGTGATCGTGTTCGTCGGCATCTCGCTGACCGTGCTGTTCCCCTCGTCGTTCGTCGGCCTCTGCGTGACCCTGCTGATCGCCGGCATGGGCATCGCGCCCGCCCTGGCCGTGATGTTCGCGATCATCTCGTCGAGCGTGCGCTTCAGCGACAC is from Frondihabitans australicus and encodes:
- a CDS encoding amidohydrolase family protein is translated as MSVVVHSARIVVPMTAPPILDGAVAVRGGTILHVGERSWVLDQLAGAGETFTERAWRGAILPGLVNAHTHLQYTGMDSVGRGRYDGFDDWAAAFGPVYEAPHDWAAEAAAGAALSLQAGVTSVADVVTDLSAASALADAGLGGIAYWEVMDWENAAWASHGRAQVLDELTRIPQSPGVGLSPHAPYSLDVEPLLELPDIVRQQGLRLHIHLGESAFEGERVLSVDGSAEHHEDWRFVGVPSFRALRELGFGASATSFVDRLGVLGPDCHVAHGVYMTADDRALLRARGTTVALCPRSNAVIGLEEPPVADYLREGSAIAVGTDSLSSSPSLDPMADITALHLIARRQGYSGHDLHARLLSAATLGGAHAIGLDTGPDRIGHLAVGARADLAVFDVDARTVPDAFAELVEDGAGRAVGTVIRGVVRSVDGTLTPHPDLEAV
- a CDS encoding cupin domain-containing protein — translated: MPGQVARRTVSGEVIEWLDVPARAEALGLEPHPEGGWYRRTWTSPITVPFGDSTRPGATLIHFLLPPGEASAWHRVESDEIWLWHGPDPLVLELGGHGESPVSPSDDESTQEQPDVFRILLGGGAGTLLGEAAQGLIPGGVWQRTLPSDGETLVSCVVSPGFSFDDFTLAE
- a CDS encoding response regulator transcription factor codes for the protein MTTRILVVDDDPLVRTGIRLLCRDRPGLEVVGEAGDGLEAIRLLEEESFDVVLMDVHMRRTSGVAAAMTLRRRHPGLRIVLMTGFADAGFEQHARNAGADAFVPKTASVDVLLGALGSGAGAGASPHGVDAARPGGLLAGLSERERAVAGLVVDGWSNPQIAERLHLSSSTVKTYVSRCFTKLGVENRVQLANLLRDRAGD
- a CDS encoding sensor histidine kinase; translated protein: MSAPRRVEHGLLIGIVAIAVVVVGLVMMELYRTAIPLSPPALVGAQALGIVAAVAVAFRTRFHRLCAAVVVVCTAFSPAAVPALWLALYSFGTHQRYRSVIVSCTGGAAALILCTGLYLRADGYGRSTDMIGVFGLFSLVVALGAAVTGAAAGMAAARHEAVVREIVRLDIESASRARLAEREQLSREIHDLLGHRLALLNLFSSALAGDATADAEKRGIVELITTNVQGAASDLAQLLEVLHRSDGPASVGPSPEPLDSLFERFLAAGMDLTVDRGLGADTVTDAYRRTLERFCREGLTNALKYAAPGPVSVEIDSSADGALSARIRSPFHDPSRTEPRGPAPTSSGIAGLEERAALLGGSVWVDLTSSHLDLLLRLPATTRGEERAEDAA
- the nrdF gene encoding class 1b ribonucleoside-diphosphate reductase subunit beta, producing the protein MTVTDPVHATGKSVPLIRPVSAINWNRIQDDKDVEVWNRLVNNFWLPEKVPLSNDVQSWNTLTPDEQQLTMRVFTGLTLLDTIQGTVGAISLIPDALTPHEEAVYTNIAFMESVHAKSYSSIFSTLASTPEIDDAFRWSVENPNLQKKAQIVLDYYTGDDPLKRKVASTLLESFLFYSGFYLPMYWSSRAKLTNTADLIRLIIRDEAVHGYYIGYKFQKGLEGASDERKQEIKDYTFNLLFELYDNEVQYTQDLYDSVGLTEDVKKFLHYNANKALMNLGYEPMFPKDVTDVNPAILSALSPNADENHDFFSGSGSSYVIGKAENTQDEDWDF
- the nrdE gene encoding class 1b ribonucleoside-diphosphate reductase subunit alpha, whose amino-acid sequence is MDTAVDDLEVIAGPSGLDYHALNAMLNLYDADGKIQFDKDREAAKQYFLQHVNQNTVFFHNLKERLDYLVENDYYEQATIDQYSFSFIERLNDLAYSKKFRFQTFLGAFKYYTSYTLKTFDGKRYLERFEDRVVMTALGLAQGDEQLAIDLVEEIIAGRFQPATPTFLNTAKAQRGELVSCFLLRIEDNMESISRGINSSLQLSKRGGGVALSLSNIREAGAPIKQIENQSSGIIPVMKLLEDSFSYANQLGARQGAGAVYLSAHHPDILRFLDTKRENADEKIRIKTLSLGVVVPDITFELAKNNEDMYLFSPYDVERVYGKPFGDISISEKYREMVDDARIKKTKINAREFFQTIAEIQFESGYPYIVFEDTVNNANPIKGRINMSNLCSEILQVNTPTTFNEDLSYNEIGKDISCNLGSMNIALSMDSPDFGRTVETAIRGLSAVSDMSHISSVRSVEVGNDSSHAIGLGQMNLHGYLARERVYYGSEEGIDFTNIYFYTVLFHALRASNKIAIERKVKFGGFEDSKYASGEFFDKYTEQEWVPATERAAQLFADKGVHIPTQDDWRELKASVMEHGIYNQNLQAVPPTGSISYINHSTSSIHPIASKIEIRKEGKLGRVYYPAPFMTNDNLDYYQDAYEIGPEKIIDTYAAATQHVDQGLSLTLFFKDTATTRDINRAQIYAWRKGIKTIYYIRLRQLALEGTEVDGCVSCML
- the nrdI gene encoding class Ib ribonucleoside-diphosphate reductase assembly flavoprotein NrdI; amino-acid sequence: MTHLIYFSSVSGNTARFVEKLGIPAERIPLFPSDEPLFARDPYVLVLPTYGGGEGRGAVPKQVIRFLNDEGNRSLIRGVIAAGNTNFGEGYCLAGDIVAAKCQVPLLYRVEVFGTPDDVEAVQNGLDRFWTQQSMTSR
- the nrdH gene encoding glutaredoxin-like protein NrdH, translated to MAITVYTKPSCVQCTATYRALDNSGIEYEVFDVSVDEKALETVKALGYLQAPVVVTDEDSWSGFRPDKIAALRAAIS
- a CDS encoding MFS transporter translates to MSAYSNLLKSPGVARIIAAQLTARFPFGMLSLAFLLHVEHNTHSYGAAGLVLAATSVGQAISGPLTSRWMGQWGMRPVLLLTLGFCLASLIVFALAPLTLPLYMVVGFVAGLSVPPVQPAVRTIYPKMVNSSLLTPLFSLDASAQEIIWVAGPVITTFVGTQIGTRYAILLAALFLIGGGTWFIASPEVGRVRIPKSKRAFGKVLQRPTVLLSTITGFLLIGTCAAVEAGVISAFGDGSPNSGFVLAVFAIGSLAGGLILGHLPVGPWALPVRMVIVFVGISLTVLFPSSFVGLCVTLLIAGMGIAPALAVMFAIISSSVRFSDTAEAYGWAGTGQLIGAAIGSAIAGALIDRTGTVGGLAVASGFALLGVLTPTVFKRVLPDLRGTDASPIADTEPVPIQAS